The following DNA comes from Trueperaceae bacterium.
GCCCGGCCCTGGACCTTGCCGGAGAGCTCTGGGCCCTCGTAGTGGACGTCGACGATCCACTGGAGCTGGGCGGAGTGGACCGTGGCGCCGGGGGCGACGTCCTCGAAGACGAAGCACTCGCCCTCGTCGGTGGGCACGCGGAGGTCCAGCTCCTCGACCTCTCCGGCCCCCACCTCCGTCGTGATCTCCCCCTTGGGGTCGGAGATCTGGGCCTTCAGGTCCACCTCGTGCGGGAGCGGTAGGGCCGAGCAGGCGGCGAGGCCGAGCACCGCCAGGCTGGCGACGAGGACGCTTGGGACACCGGTCAGGCGCATGGGCTCCTCCTCGTGACGTCGTCCCGCGCGGCCGGGCCGCCGACCCTCGACGACCGGCGCGGGGCGCGCCCGTACGGCACCTTTGCCCCTGCCCATGAACGCCCGCCGAGGGGTTCATGAGCGACCGGGCCCAGCTCGCGGTGGCCCTCAGGCGGCCGCGCCCGTGCTACGATGCCGGAAACGTTACCGGAAGGGACCACCGGAGGCAGGTACGCGGCCGGCGCCCAGGCCCGGAATCGATTCCGGCAGAGGGGCGCGGCCACAGGGAGGCGGGGGATGGGCAGCAGGTCGCGGGAGGCCAAGGTCACGATCCGCGAGGTCGCCGCCGAGGCGGGCGTCGGCATCGCGACCGCGTCCCGCGCCCTCAACGACGAGCCCGAGGTCTCCGAGGCCACGCGTCGGCGCGTGCTCGAGGCCGCGAGCGCCCTCGGCTACCGGCGCTCCTCCGTCGCCCTCGGGCTCAAGCGCGGCACCACCGACAACATCGGCGTGGCCGTGATGTCGCGCCATGCGCCCGTGGTCCTCAACCCCTTCTACATGGAGGTCATCGGCGGCATCGAGGAGGTGCTGGAGGAGGCCGACAAGCACCTCGTCCTCAGCAGCCTCAAGCGGCGCGAGGACCTCCTCGACCTGGCCCGCGAGGGGCGCGTCGACGGCCTTCTCGTCGTGGGCTGCGACGTCAGCGACGAGATCCTCGGCGCCCTGCGCGAGCGCCGCGTGCCCGTGGTGCTCATCGACCACGAGTTCCCCGGCCTGCCTTCCGTCGTCACCGACCACGACCAGGCCGGCAGGCTCGCCGCCCGCCACCTGCTCGAGGGCGGCGGCACGCGCTACGCCTTCGTGAGCGAGAACCTCGACAACCCGAACTTCGGGGCGCGCCTCGCCGGCTTCAGGGACGAGCTGGCCGCCGCCGGGGTCGAGCTCGACGAGCGCGCCGTGGCCGCGGGCGGCGACGCCTGGGACGGCGGCTTCTACGCCATGGAGGAGGTGCTCAGGCGGCTGCCTGAGCCTCCCGACGCGGTCTGCGCCGCCAACGACCCCGCCGCGATGAGCGCGGTCAAGGCGCTGGCCGCGCGCGGCCTCGGCACGCCGGGCGACGTCGCGGTCGTCGGCGTCGACGACATCCACCTCGCCGCCTACCACGACCCGCCTCTCACCACCGTGAGGGTCGACAAGCTGGGACTGGGCCGGACGGGCGCGCGGCTGCTGCTCGCACGCCTGGAGGGCCGCGAGGTGCCCGAGAGGACCACGCTCCCCACCGAGCTCGTAGTCAGGGGCACGACGCGCGCGGCTTCCCCTGGCGGCGTCGCGCGGACCGGGGGCGCAGGGGGCGGTCGGTGACGGCCGCGGTGGAACCGGTGACCCCGCCCCCGCGTGCGGGAGGTCGCCGGTGAGCGCGTCGCTCGGCAGGGCGGAGCCCGCGGTCGGCTGGCTGGGCCGCCTCGCCTCCACGCTGAGCCCGCGCCGCGTGTGGCGCGAGATCAGGCGGTCGAACCCCGTCGGCTACCTCTTCGTGCTGCCGTACGTGCTCTTCTTCGCCGTCTTCGTCGCCTACCCGTTCGGCTTCGCGTTCTTCCTCACCGTTCACAACTGGAACATCGTCAGGCCGGAGAAGCCGTTCGTCGGCACCCGCAACTTCGAGATCCTCTTCAGCGACCCGCTGTTCTGGAAGGCCCTCGGCAACACGGCCGTGTTCCTGGCCGTGCACATACCCCTGCAGATCGCGATCGCCCTGCTGCTGGCCGTGGTCCTCAACCAGCCGCTGAGGGCCCGCGGCCTGTTCCGCACCGCCTACTTCCTGCCGTTCGTCACGTCCGGCGCCATCGTCAGCCTCGTCTGGCTGCGCCTCTACGCCGACGACGGCCTCCTCAACCAGGCGCTCGCGTCGCTCGGGCTGGGGCACGTGGGCTGGCTGTCAGACCCCAGGGTCGCGATGCCGAGCATCGCCGTGATGGCCACCTGGAAGAACGTCGGGTACTACCTGATGATCTTCCTGGCCTCGCTCCAGGCGATCCCCTCGCAGCTCTACGAGGAGTCGTACCTCAACGGCGCCAACGCCTGGCAGCGCTTCCGCTACATCACCTTCCCCATGCTGAACCCGGCGTTCATCCTCGTCGTGGTCCTCTCGACGATCGGCGGCTTCTCGCTGTTCGTAGAGCCTTTCGTGATGACGGGCGGCGGACCGCTCGACGCGACCCTCAGCCTCGTCCTCTACCTCTACCAGCAGGCCTTCCAGTTCCTGCGCATGGGCTACGCGGCGACGATCGGCGTCGTGCTGGCGCTGCTGATCTTCGTCGTCACGCTGATCCAGCGACGCTTCCTCGAGCGGGAGGTGGGGTACTGATGACCGGCTACGTCGGCAGCCGGCTCGAAGGCTTGGGCGGCGCCGCCAGGCGGCTGCTCTTCTACCTGCTCCTGACCCTCGGCGCGCTCGGCTTCCTGCTGCCCTTCCTCTACATGCTCTCGACGGCGTTCAAGGGGCCGCGCGAGCTCTTCGACCTGAACCTCGTCCCGCGCGAGCCGACGCTCGACCACTTCCGCGCGGTGTTCACGCAGATACCCATAGGCAGGGCCCTCTTCAACTCGGCGTTCGTCTACCTCCTGCAGACGGCGAGCGTGCTCGTGTTCTCCTCGATCGTCGGGTACGCGCTGTCGCGCCTGAGGTTCTTCGGACGCGAGTTCGTCTTCAACGTGATACTGCTCACGATGATGATCCCCGGCCAGCTCCTGCTCATCCCGCTCTACCTGCTCATCGTGAGGTTCGGCTGGACCGACTCGTACCAGGGGCTGATCGTGCCCGGGGCGGTGAGCGCCTTCGGCATCTTCATGTTCCGCCAGAACTTCAAGACGATCCCCCAGGAGCTCATCGACGCCGCGCGCGTCGACGGCGCCTCCGAGCTCACGATCCTGTTCCGCATCATCTGGCCGCTGTCCGCGCCGGTGCTCATCACGGTCGGGATCTTCACGTTCATGGGCGGCTGGAACGACTTCCTGTGGCCGTCGCTGGTCAACCGCGACATCCGCTTCCAGACGCTCACGCAGATGGTCACGCTCTACGGCATCGGCGGCCAGGCGGGCGGCCAGGTGGGGGCGGTGATGGCCTCGAGCCTCATCGCCGTCCTGCCCATGGTCGTCGTCTACCTGGTGTTCCAGCGCTACTACCTGCAGGGCATCGCGGGCACGGGGGTGAAGGGGTGAGGGCGCCGCTCGGGCCGAGGCGCGCGACCCGGCGCGCGCATGCGGCCGCGCGGACCGCGGGCCTGCCGCGCACGACCCCCGGGGGACCGAGGACGGAGGAGGACCTGGTGACACACGTGAGAGAGGGAGCAGGCACAGGGGCCCGGACCAGGCGCGGTCCGTGGCCGGCCCTGGCGGCCCTGGCGGCGACCGCCGCCCTGGCGCTGCCGGGCCTGGCCGCGGCGCAGAGGACGCTGACGTTCTGGCCGTCGTCCAACCCCGAGGAGATCGAGTTCGCGCGCCGGATCGTGGACGAGTGGAACGCCGCGAACCCCGACCTGCAGGTGCGCATGCAGCCGCTGCCGGCCAGCCGCTCCACCGAGGAGGTGCTGCTGGCGGCCATCGCGGCGAGGACCACGCCAGACGTGGCGGCGAACATCTACCCCGGCGCGATCAGCCAGTACGTCGAGGCCGGTGGCCTCTACGAGCACGAGACCCTGCCGGGGTTCGTCGACTTCATGGTCGCGCGCTCCGGCCAGGACGTCCTCGACCTCTACACGCACCCGAGCGGCCACGTCTACCAGGTGCCGTGGAAGTCGAACCCCGTGATGTTCGCCTACAACGTCGACCTGCTGGCCGAGGCCGGCATCGAGCCAGAGGACCTCGCCACCTACTCCGGGTTCCTCGAGGCCGCCCGCAAGGTCAAGGAGAAGTGGGGCGGCGAGAAGTACCTCTACTCGCCCACCGTCGACGTCACCTGGTGGCAGCGCTTCTTCGACTTCTACACGCTCTACATCGCCGCGTCCGAGGGGCAGACCCTGCTCGACGACGAGGGCAGGGTGATCTTCGACAACCAGGCCGGGCTCGAGGTGTTCGAGTTCCTCGCCACCCTGTTCCGCGAGGGCCTGGCGGCGAAGGGTCAGTCGGCGCAGAACCGCTTCTTCCAGGGCACGGTGCTCGTCGAGCAGGCCGGGCCGTTCACGATGCCCTTCTACGAGAACAACGCGCCGGAGGGCTTCAGGTTCGGGCTCATACCGCCGCCGGTGCCGGACCGCCTGGCCGGCAAGCCCGTCTACACCTACGGCGACCCGAAGAACATCGCGATCTTCACGAACAGCCAGGTCCCCGAGGACGCGTGGCGCTTCATCCAGTTCATCCTCTCGCCCGAGAACGACGCGCTGTTCCTCGAGATCACCGGCCAGATCCCCTACCGGCTGGGCATGGAGGAGGACCCGCTGTTCGCCGACATCATCGCGAGCCAGCCGCACCTCCCGCCGTTCCTGGAGCAGGCCCAGCGCACGCGGGGCGTCGACGACACCCCGTACCTGATCGAGATCTACAGCGCCATCAGCCGCGAGTACGAGGCGGCGGTGGTGCAGGGGGTGAGGTCACCCGAGGAGGGCCTGCGCCGCGCCGCGCAGCGGGCCCGCGACATCATCAGCGGCTTCTACTGAACGGCTTCGCATCGAGGACCCACCGCGCCGGGCGAGGACCGGCGCAGACGGACCAAGGAGGCAGTGGATGAGAAGGACCCTCGCAACGTTGGCAGCCCTCGCGCTCTGCGCGACGGCACTCGCCGAGACGCGCACGGTGACGGTGAACCTGGAGTCCCTCACCGGGCGCCCCGTGCCGGTTAGCATCGACCTGCTCACGCTGCGCGACGCCATCGGCGCCGAGTTCCCCATGGACTGGACCAGCCTGAAGGTCAGCGTGGACGGCGCCGAGGTGCCCTACCAGATCGACGACGTCGACCTCAACGGACGCCTCTCGGCCGGCGACCAGCTCGGCTTCCTCGCCACCGGACCGGCCACGATCGAGATCGCCGACGCCCCGGGCGAGGGCGCGAGCTACGAGCCGGCCCTCTCGGTCGCGGGCGATGACCCCGCCGTGATCACCTCCTCGCTCGCCGATGGCTTCGTCGTCGAGGTGCCGGCGCACGGCCTGGCGCGCATCGTCGGCTTCGGCGACACGCAGGCGCTGATGGCGAACGAGATCGGCATCCTGCGCTTCAGCGGCTACCCCGAGAGCACCTGGTGGGCGAACGAGCAGCTCGGCCCGCACGAGGAGTACACGAACCTCGAGGCGGGCGGCATGCGCCACGTCGGCACCACCGTCCTGCCGGCCGGGCCGGCCCGCGTGACGGTCGTCGCCGAGTACGCCAGCGACCGCTTCGTGGGCCTGAGGCAGCGCCTCGTCACGCACGTCTGGGCGACGGGCGACGTCGAGGTGCAGAACGACGTGAGCTTCGGCGGCTACAGCGACATGATGAAGCTGCAG
Coding sequences within:
- a CDS encoding LacI family DNA-binding transcriptional regulator, encoding MGSRSREAKVTIREVAAEAGVGIATASRALNDEPEVSEATRRRVLEAASALGYRRSSVALGLKRGTTDNIGVAVMSRHAPVVLNPFYMEVIGGIEEVLEEADKHLVLSSLKRREDLLDLAREGRVDGLLVVGCDVSDEILGALRERRVPVVLIDHEFPGLPSVVTDHDQAGRLAARHLLEGGGTRYAFVSENLDNPNFGARLAGFRDELAAAGVELDERAVAAGGDAWDGGFYAMEEVLRRLPEPPDAVCAANDPAAMSAVKALAARGLGTPGDVAVVGVDDIHLAAYHDPPLTTVRVDKLGLGRTGARLLLARLEGREVPERTTLPTELVVRGTTRAASPGGVARTGGAGGGR
- a CDS encoding sugar ABC transporter permease; translated protein: MSASLGRAEPAVGWLGRLASTLSPRRVWREIRRSNPVGYLFVLPYVLFFAVFVAYPFGFAFFLTVHNWNIVRPEKPFVGTRNFEILFSDPLFWKALGNTAVFLAVHIPLQIAIALLLAVVLNQPLRARGLFRTAYFLPFVTSGAIVSLVWLRLYADDGLLNQALASLGLGHVGWLSDPRVAMPSIAVMATWKNVGYYLMIFLASLQAIPSQLYEESYLNGANAWQRFRYITFPMLNPAFILVVVLSTIGGFSLFVEPFVMTGGGPLDATLSLVLYLYQQAFQFLRMGYAATIGVVLALLIFVVTLIQRRFLEREVGY
- a CDS encoding carbohydrate ABC transporter permease is translated as MTGYVGSRLEGLGGAARRLLFYLLLTLGALGFLLPFLYMLSTAFKGPRELFDLNLVPREPTLDHFRAVFTQIPIGRALFNSAFVYLLQTASVLVFSSIVGYALSRLRFFGREFVFNVILLTMMIPGQLLLIPLYLLIVRFGWTDSYQGLIVPGAVSAFGIFMFRQNFKTIPQELIDAARVDGASELTILFRIIWPLSAPVLITVGIFTFMGGWNDFLWPSLVNRDIRFQTLTQMVTLYGIGGQAGGQVGAVMASSLIAVLPMVVVYLVFQRYYLQGIAGTGVKG
- a CDS encoding sugar ABC transporter substrate-binding protein, with protein sequence MTHVREGAGTGARTRRGPWPALAALAATAALALPGLAAAQRTLTFWPSSNPEEIEFARRIVDEWNAANPDLQVRMQPLPASRSTEEVLLAAIAARTTPDVAANIYPGAISQYVEAGGLYEHETLPGFVDFMVARSGQDVLDLYTHPSGHVYQVPWKSNPVMFAYNVDLLAEAGIEPEDLATYSGFLEAARKVKEKWGGEKYLYSPTVDVTWWQRFFDFYTLYIAASEGQTLLDDEGRVIFDNQAGLEVFEFLATLFREGLAAKGQSAQNRFFQGTVLVEQAGPFTMPFYENNAPEGFRFGLIPPPVPDRLAGKPVYTYGDPKNIAIFTNSQVPEDAWRFIQFILSPENDALFLEITGQIPYRLGMEEDPLFADIIASQPHLPPFLEQAQRTRGVDDTPYLIEIYSAISREYEAAVVQGVRSPEEGLRRAAQRARDIISGFY